The following proteins are co-located in the Bombus pascuorum chromosome 3, iyBomPasc1.1, whole genome shotgun sequence genome:
- the LOC132904804 gene encoding uncharacterized protein LOC132904804 — translation MASLVADYGTSSSSESSGDDISDGADNTFKEEEEEDDEEEEHNENNEICKTASKEKLPLPTPDFNGIPTMKTSVFSNPFVEAEKAKSAILEKHVKMTPTLDDTKMINGRKICWNYRKGRCRFGHNCTFAHDSDLHRTAAELEAIRTPQETVICQTQYNGQVPINDDDEIDQENNQMNRRKKRPGLSQSLVPSKKVLKMYKAQQAKAISR, via the exons ATGGCTTCCTTAGTTGCGGATTATGGAACTTCCTCGAGTTCAGAAAGTAGCGGCGATGATATTTCAGACGGTGCCGATAACAC TTttaaggaagaggaagaagaggacgacgaagaagaagaacataatgaaaataatgaaatatgtaaaacagCTTCCAAAGAGAAACTTCCATTACCAACTCCAGATTTTAATGGTATACCCACGATGAAAACTTCAGTCTTCTCAAATCCATTTGTTGAAGCAGAAAAAGCAAAGAGTGCAATTCTTGAGAAACATGTGAAAATGACGCCAACTCTTGATgatacaaaaatgataaatggcAGAAAGATTTGTTGGAACTATAGGAAAGGTAGATGCCGATTTGGTCATAATTGTACCTTTGCACATGATTCAGATTTACATCGTACAGCAGCTGAGTTAGAGGCAATTAGAACACCACAGGAAACGGTTATTTGTCAGACTCAATATAATGGTCAAGTTCCCATCAATGACGACGACGAGATAGATcaagaaaataatcaaatgaaTAGACGTAAGAAAAGGCCAGGATTAAGTCAGTCTTTAGTACCAAGCAAAAAAGtcttaaaaatgtacaaagcACAACAGGCTAAAGCTATTAGTAGGTAA
- the LOC132904796 gene encoding DNA repair protein RAD51 homolog 4 isoform X1 yields MTKLSAAINSKLSSSVIEQLERQHICTIIQFVDEDPERLAHFTGLSFKDIIEIKQNILKKFGGMIRNAFDLFEMEQNNIIPTNLSSLDNLLKGGLYYGQIYEICGLSSSGKTQLCFAIATNIALKTNNVVRYIDTKRDFCGLRIEQILLKQDFSKQVIDETMERIKVCCVYSIHQLFKVLCLLTVSLKEEGGECRTRIIIIDSLPGVIFKFCKDRRITVALNHLANMCHYIAKEFRLSIIIVNLITQWGVASEEGPSTSSNENYSVTPTLGKYWLHIPNTRLLLEKIELEKRKISVWNSCQLEANLTCTLTINDSGISCP; encoded by the exons ATGACAAAACTAAGTGCGGccataaattcaaaattatcaaGCTCCGTGATAGAACAATTAGAACGTCAACACATTTGTACTATTATACAATTTGTAGATGAGGATCCTGAAAGATTGGCACATTTTACAGGATTATCGTTCAAG gacataattgaaattaagcaaaatattttaaaaaagtttggAGGTATGATTAGAAATgcatttgatttatttgaaatggaacagaataatataattcctACTAATTTATCAAG TTTAGACAATCTATTAAAGGGTGGTTTATATTATGgtcaaatttatgaaatatgtgGTCTATCTTCAAGTGGCAAAACACAATTATGCTTTGCAATTGCAACTAACATTGCATTGAAAACTAATAATGTTGTAAGGTACATTGATACAAAAAGGGATTTTTGTGGTCTAAGAATAGaacaaattttactaaaaCAGGATTTTAGTAAGcag gTTATAGATGAAACTATGGAACGTATCAAAGTATGCTGTGTATACAGTATACATCAGTTGTTTAAAGTTTTATGCTTGTTAACAGTTAGTTTGAAAGAAGAAGGTGGAGAGTGTCGTACTAGGATTATAATCATTGATTCTTTACCAggagtaatttttaaattttgtaaagatCGAAGAATAACAGTTGCTTTAAATCATCTAGCAAATATGTGTCACTATATTGCAAAAGAATTTCGTTTgtcaattattattgttaatttgaTTACTCAGTGGGGTGTTGCCAGTGAAGAAGGACCTAGCACAAGctcaaatgaaaattatagtgTAACTCCTACTTTAGGAAAATATTGGTTACATATTCCTAATACAAGACTGttattggaaaaaattgaacttgaaaagagaaaaatttcagTTTGGAACAGTTGCCAATTGGAAGCAAATCTTACATGCACGTTAACTATAAATGATTCTGGTATTTCATGTCCATAA
- the LOC132904796 gene encoding DNA repair protein RAD51 homolog 4 isoform X2, with amino-acid sequence MRILKDWHILQDYRSRLNLQDIIEIKQNILKKFGGMIRNAFDLFEMEQNNIIPTNLSSLDNLLKGGLYYGQIYEICGLSSSGKTQLCFAIATNIALKTNNVVRYIDTKRDFCGLRIEQILLKQDFSKQVIDETMERIKVCCVYSIHQLFKVLCLLTVSLKEEGGECRTRIIIIDSLPGVIFKFCKDRRITVALNHLANMCHYIAKEFRLSIIIVNLITQWGVASEEGPSTSSNENYSVTPTLGKYWLHIPNTRLLLEKIELEKRKISVWNSCQLEANLTCTLTINDSGISCP; translated from the exons ATGAGGATCCTGAAAGATTGGCACATTTTACAGGATTATCGTTCAAG gTTAAATTTACAGgacataattgaaattaagcaaaatattttaaaaaagtttggAGGTATGATTAGAAATgcatttgatttatttgaaatggaacagaataatataattcctACTAATTTATCAAG TTTAGACAATCTATTAAAGGGTGGTTTATATTATGgtcaaatttatgaaatatgtgGTCTATCTTCAAGTGGCAAAACACAATTATGCTTTGCAATTGCAACTAACATTGCATTGAAAACTAATAATGTTGTAAGGTACATTGATACAAAAAGGGATTTTTGTGGTCTAAGAATAGaacaaattttactaaaaCAGGATTTTAGTAAGcag gTTATAGATGAAACTATGGAACGTATCAAAGTATGCTGTGTATACAGTATACATCAGTTGTTTAAAGTTTTATGCTTGTTAACAGTTAGTTTGAAAGAAGAAGGTGGAGAGTGTCGTACTAGGATTATAATCATTGATTCTTTACCAggagtaatttttaaattttgtaaagatCGAAGAATAACAGTTGCTTTAAATCATCTAGCAAATATGTGTCACTATATTGCAAAAGAATTTCGTTTgtcaattattattgttaatttgaTTACTCAGTGGGGTGTTGCCAGTGAAGAAGGACCTAGCACAAGctcaaatgaaaattatagtgTAACTCCTACTTTAGGAAAATATTGGTTACATATTCCTAATACAAGACTGttattggaaaaaattgaacttgaaaagagaaaaatttcagTTTGGAACAGTTGCCAATTGGAAGCAAATCTTACATGCACGTTAACTATAAATGATTCTGGTATTTCATGTCCATAA